The segment AGACTCCTGAGCCTGAATTGTCACCTGACGATTGTTTGTAACACTCCTGTCATCGCGAGCAACTGCAAGAAGCTCGGCGCGCTTGATGTATCAGATTGCTTCGTCCCTGCACTCCCTGCAATGACATGGACACGCAGTCGTCATTTTGACCGAGGACACTGATCTTGATAGGGGGACGAGCTGAGAAATCTCGATCATTGGATTTTAATGGCAGGTCACAATCTCCCGACTAAAGTCAAGAACTCAAGACCTGCCATAACAATAGTCGGGATCCTCATGTCGTAATCTCGCCCAAGCGTGATTCCTCCTCAGGATGACGATACTAATAGTGCCCGGCAGACGCCCACATCTGCCGTGCGAAGATTACCCTCCTCAAAATCCAAAAATCAGACCGTGTTTCTCCGGCGTTCCTGCTCGAGTTCTGCCCACAGATCATAAGCCCGGCGCACATGCGGGATAGTAATCGATCCCCCCACAACCAGTATGATCGAGATCAGCTCATCGAACTCCGCACGAGTTACACCCTCCTCAAAACATCGGTCGACATGGTAGCTGATGCAGTCATCGCAGCGCAGAACAGCCGAAGCCACCAGCCCCATCATCTCCTTGACCCTGGTTGACAGGGCACCGTCGCTGTAAACCGCGTTATCGAGTGTGAAGAAACGTTTTATGTGAGTG is part of the Candidatus Zixiibacteriota bacterium genome and harbors:
- a CDS encoding carboxymuconolactone decarboxylase family protein, producing the protein MGDRLERFKTERERLNKLILSTENTHIKRFFTLDNAVYSDGALSTRVKEMMGLVASAVLRCDDCISYHVDRCFEEGVTRAEFDELISIILVVGGSITIPHVRRAYDLWAELEQERRRNTV